GCGACGTGGTTGAATCGACCGGTCGGCTCCGCCATCACGCCCCCGGCGCGACGAGGACCTTCGCCGCCGTGCGCCCGGCCGCGAGGTCCTCCATCGCCGGCATGATGCTCGCGAGGGGCACGGCACCGGGCGCGATGAGCGCGTTCAGCGGCAGCGCGTCGGAGGCCAGCAGCCGGAGCGCGTCGTCGAAGCCGCTCGCGTCGTAGTTGAGGGCGCCGGTCACGGTGAGCTCCTTCACGATCAGGCGGTGGTGGTCGAGCTCCGGCCGCAGTATCCCGGTCCCGACGATGACGAGCGTCCCCCCGGGACGGAGCTGCGCCAGGGCGTGCGCGAACGCGGCGGGCTTGCCCGAGCACTCGAACGCGACCTCGACGGCGTCGTCGGGCTCGACGAGCGGCGACGCCGGCGGGTCGAGCTCCTCCGGAGCCACCACGCGGTCGGCGCCCGCTGCGCACGCGGCATCGCGCCGGGCCGGGGACGGCTCGCTCACGATCACGCGGCCGGCGCCCATCGCCTTCAGCGCGGCGGCGTGGAGACAGCCGAGCGGGCCGCCGCCTGTCACGAGCGCCGCCTGCCCGCGTGCAAACCGGCTGCGCGTGATCGCGTGGAGCGCGACCGCGAGCGGCTCGGTCAGCGCGGCCGCACGCGCCCCGAGACCGGGCGGGATGCGGTGCAGCTGGCTCGCGCTCACGGGCACGAACTCGGCGAACGCTCCCGGCCACGCGCCGGCGAGCAGAAGGGCCATGTAGTCGCGGCAGAGAGACGGCCGGCCGCCGGCGCAGAACTCGCAGGTCCCGCAGACGCGGCCGGGCTCCGCCGTGACCTCGTCGCCCACCGCCCATCCGCCGACACCCCGTCCGACCGCCGCGATCCGGCCCGAGTACTCGTGCCCGAGGATCGCGCCGGGCCGGGCCCATCCCTCCATGACGCTGTGCAGGTCGGTGCCGCAGATCCCGCAGTAGTCGACCGCGACCACCACCTCGCCTGCGGACGGGACGGGCACCGGCCGCTCCTGGACGGCGACGGTTCGGTCGCCCGCGTAGACCGCGGCCTTCATCGGACCGGGCATGCACCGGTAGGGCCACCGGCGTCAAGGCATGCTTCCCACCGCCCCGAGCCGCTAGGGGAGCTCTCCTTCCGCGTCCATCAACCGCATCCGACGCCACACCCGAAGGCGATCCAGTAGAAGCCCGACGATCCAGAGTGGCAGTCCGAGTTGCGCGCCGCGAGCGTGAAGCCGTAGGGCGTCACATCCTGGGCGATGCCGACCAGCGCCGCATTGTGGTCGTAGTCGATAGAGGCGCCGTGGCGGGCCGCTGGAGGACTCAGTCGCTCCTGGCGGGCTACGCCTGCGGCCTCGACCCGTGCCCCGTCGAGACTCCGACACGGGCTGCGGAGACAATGGCATCGGCCTCAGCATGCACCGCTCTACCGAACTCTGTGAGGCTCGTAACTCGTGCCGATTCGCAGCCTCTCCCCCTGCCCGAGCCGACGTCTAGCGGCCGCGTTGAGATTTCCCCAGAACGATCCGCTGCGCTATTTCACGAACGATGTGCTCCTCCGCCTCGTCGCTTGAGTCACGTCCGAGGAGATGATCGCGTCGATCGTTCGCGTCCACCTCTGTTCTTCCTGCGGCTGAAGTGGTCGCATCAAAGTCCGGCCTCATGCCGTGAATCGACAACCCGAGTCCGTACCGCCCTGTCAGCCCGTGACCCGTACGACGAACCAGCACAACCCGATCGCCGAGATCGCAATGCTGGCGACCTGGACCCCCCACCCCGCGAACCAAGGGCGACCTCCGAGCCACGACACCAACGGCAGCACGACCGCCAGCACCGCAAGCTGACCGGCCTCCACGCCGACGTTGAACGACGCGAGCGCGAGCGGAATCTGCACCGCCGACAAGGCCACCTCGCACAGGGCGCCGGCAAAGCCGAACCCGTGGACGAGGCCGAACAGGAACGTGAGCCGCCACCGGCGGCGCATCTCGGGCCTGACACAGTTCTCGATGCCGACGTAGGCGATCGACAGCGCGATTGCTGGCTCGATGAGCGTCGGCCGCGGAACCCAGACGCCCAACGCGGCGACGGCGAGCGTTACCGAGTGGGCCAACGTGAAGGCCGTGACCACCCCGAGGACGGATCGCAGCGGACCACCGACCAGCACGAGAGCAAGCAGGAACAGAAGGTGATCGTAGCCGGTGAGGATGTGCTCGACCCCCAGGCGAAACAGCGACGGCCCGACGCTGCCGCGCTCGCCGGCAACGGGGCTCGACGGGGCCAGCTCGAGCTCCGGTTGCCCCTCGTACAGCACGGTGCGCACGGTCTGCGACGGGGACGTCGCGCTCACGAGATGGCGGTGCCCGAGGGAAAGCTCCGCGAGCAGTCCCAGCCGGACGGAGAACGCCGTCGCTTGCCGCGGACACTGGTAGACCGCCGCGAGCTCGACGCCGTCCTGCTCCGTCAGGCCCGCTCCTTCGAGCCCGCCGGCGCACGACCCTGCCCAAACTCGCACGACGATCCCTCGACGGACCCACTCGGAGAGCTCGCCACGCGCGTGCTCGATCTCGCCGCTCGAGAGATCCCCGTCGCGATCGGCGTCGAGGTTCGGGAGCGCCGTCAGCAGCTCCTTGCGCGCGAAGACGAGGTCAGCGCGAACCTGCGCACCCTCGGCTCGGTACTCGCCGCGCGACACTCCGACGGCGTGCGCCCCGCTGGGCATCGCGCGCAGCACGAGGAGCGCGCTCAGCAGGAGCATCCTATGGAGCATTCGGCCTCACCCGCCGGCTCTGCTGCGTCGCTGCGTCGGTGCGGTCCGACGTCGACGCGAGCAGCGCTCGCGCCTCGGCGGCTCCGGTCACGTCGAACTTGGGGTTGATCGCGAGGGCCTTCTCGACGAGGGTCCGGCCCGCCGGGACGGCGGCGGCCATCTGGATGGCTCCGGCGTGATACAGGATGCGTGCATCCGGCGTTCCCAGACGGAGTGCGCTGTCGCTCGCCCGGCGCGCCTCTTCGATCCGCCCGGCGCGATAGAGGACCCACGCATACGTGTCGTCGACGTAGACGCCGCCGCGCCCTGCGCGCTCCTCCTCGATGAGCCGCAG
The window above is part of the Deltaproteobacteria bacterium genome. Proteins encoded here:
- a CDS encoding zinc-binding dehydrogenase; the protein is MPGPMKAAVYAGDRTVAVQERPVPVPSAGEVVVAVDYCGICGTDLHSVMEGWARPGAILGHEYSGRIAAVGRGVGGWAVGDEVTAEPGRVCGTCEFCAGGRPSLCRDYMALLLAGAWPGAFAEFVPVSASQLHRIPPGLGARAAALTEPLAVALHAITRSRFARGQAALVTGGGPLGCLHAAALKAMGAGRVIVSEPSPARRDAACAAGADRVVAPEELDPPASPLVEPDDAVEVAFECSGKPAAFAHALAQLRPGGTLVIVGTGILRPELDHHRLIVKELTVTGALNYDASGFDDALRLLASDALPLNALIAPGAVPLASIMPAMEDLAAGRTAAKVLVAPGA
- a CDS encoding HupE/UreJ family protein: MLLLSALLVLRAMPSGAHAVGVSRGEYRAEGAQVRADLVFARKELLTALPNLDADRDGDLSSGEIEHARGELSEWVRRGIVVRVWAGSCAGGLEGAGLTEQDGVELAAVYQCPRQATAFSVRLGLLAELSLGHRHLVSATSPSQTVRTVLYEGQPELELAPSSPVAGERGSVGPSLFRLGVEHILTGYDHLLFLLALVLVGGPLRSVLGVVTAFTLAHSVTLAVAALGVWVPRPTLIEPAIALSIAYVGIENCVRPEMRRRWRLTFLFGLVHGFGFAGALCEVALSAVQIPLALASFNVGVEAGQLAVLAVVLPLVSWLGGRPWFAGWGVQVASIAISAIGLCWFVVRVTG